Genomic DNA from Terriglobia bacterium:
CCACCGCGCGGCGAACTTCCGCGATGATTGCCGAAGGGGCGCCCGTGTAGCGGACTTCGAAGTCGTGGTAGTAGCCTGTATTTTGGGTATACGGATAATAAGCCGCCGGCTCAGGTTTTTCATCCAGGCTGACGTACTTTGCATCGCCCACCACGCCCACCACTTCGATGTTTCCGCTGTCCTTCTGTTCATCCCCAATGCCAAACCGGCGGCCAATGGGCGAGCTGCCGGCGAAATATATCTTCGCCATCGTTTCGTTAATGACGGCGACTTTTGGCGAGGTTGCCGTGTCCTGCGGGCCCAGCACACGGCCAACGAGCAAGGGAATCCCCATCGCGGCGAAATAATCCGGCCCCACGACGTTGTGCTCCACGTTTGGCTGGTGGGTTTGTGGAGCGTGCCCTTGCACCACAACGTCGGTGCTCCATTCACCCTGGTTGAAGGTAAAGAAGGAAATACTCGCGCCGCGCACTCCGGGCTCCGCGCTCACCTTTTGCTCAATCTGCTGATAGAGACTGACGAGATGGGAATCTTCCTTGTAGCCCACGGCCGCCGGGTCGATTGCGAACAAAAGCACGTTGTCCTTATCGAATCCCGTATTGACGCTGCCGAGCTTGATAAGAGTGCGCAGGAAGAGTCCAGCGCCGATAAGGAGCACCAGCGAGAGAGCAACCTGGGAAACAACCAGCGATTTGGCCAGGCGGCCGCGGCCCGCTGCAGGAGCTCCGCCTCTGGCTTCCTTGAGCGCCGGCGTCAGGTCAATCCGCGTGGCGCGAAGTGCCGGGACGGTTCCAAACAGGAGCGCGGTGAGGCACGAAACCACAAACGTAAAGGCAAACACACGGGCATCGGGCGATACGCTCAGCGGCAGTGGCGACTGGCCCGTAGATACCATCGCCAGCAGCGCCGCGCTGGCCCACGTGGCGAACAATATTCCCACAATCCCGCCAGCGAGAGCGACCATCAGGCTCTCGGTCAGCATTTGGCGCACCAGCCGCCGACGCCCGGCTCCAATGGCCATGCGAACCGCGATTTCTCTCTGCCGGGTGGCCGCGCGGGCCAGCAGGAGATTGGCGATGTTGACGCAGGCGATCAGCAGCACGAGCCCGACGACAACCATCAGCACCTGCAAAGGCAGCGAAAAGTCCAGGCGAAGGTGGGAGAGACCTCGCGCCATGGGAGTCAGCGGGATGTGAGCGCGTTCGAGCCGCTGTTGCTGGTCTTTAGTAAGAACAGAACCCGCAAAACCCTGCCAGATCTGACGGGCCAGCAGATTCACGTTGGCCTCGGCCTGCGCGGCCGAGACGCCGGGTTTCAGACGCCCAAGGATATAGAGCGACTCAAACCACTTGTCGTCCAGCCCGTTCCAGCCGGGCGAGACCTGCTTCTCCATCGAGAGAGGAATCCAAAGGTCGGGCGACTCGCCAACCTCGGTGCCAAAGAATTCAGGCGGAGTAACGCCGATGATGGTATAAACGGTCGACCTGAAAGTTATCGTTTTGCCCACGATCGACGGGTCGCGTGAAAAGCGCCGGTTCCACCAGGAGTAGCTGGCGATGGCGATGGGATGGCCTCCCTCGGGCTCGTCATCTGCTCTGGAGAACATCCGCCCCATGATGGGGCTGACGCCCAGCATCGAAAAGTACGTCCCGGAAACGAGTTGCACATTCACGGGTTCCAGGTTGGCACTCTCTCCCACCTTGCCGTGCATGTGTTCGAAAAACAGGCTCAGAACCGCGCTTGTCTCTGAAAACACCTGGTTCTTTTGCCGAAGCCCAAGATAAAAGGGATAGGAATAGATGCTGGTGTAGGCGAACGTCGACGTGCTGCCCCTTGCGTGGCCCGTTCCCAGCAAAACAAGCTGGCCGGGATTCTGGACCGGCAACTGCCGCAGCATGACGGCGTTCAGAAGGCTGAAAATCGCTGTGTTGGCGCCAATGCCAAGCGCGAGCGTGAGGACAGCAACAATTGTGAAGCCCGGATTGCGGCGCAACTGCCGCAGGCCGTAGCGAACGTCCTGCCCGAGCTCACCGATAAAGCGCACGCCCCAACTGTCGCGGCATTCTTCTTTCATCTGCTCGATACCTCCAAATTCACATAGGGCTGCATAGCGGGCTTCTTTCGCGCTCATACCCTTGGCCGCGTTTTCTTCAATCAGCTTTTCCAGATGGAAGCGCATCTCGTCGTTGAGTTCACTCTCAACGCGGTTCTTGCTGAACAGCGACCGCAGCCGAAGTGGCAATCTGTAAATCCAGCGCATGGTGAAACGCCAGTGGTTAGGGATCAGGGGTCAGTGTCTAGCCGGGCAGTTCAATTTGAAATCTCAAATCTCAAATTTCGGATTTGAGAATCCATAACTCATAATCCAGAACGCAGAACTACAAAACGCATTCGTAATTCGTAACTCGTAATTTCCGCCCCGCGACCTTCCGCAAACGGCTCACTTTGAAATTTCAAATTTCAGATCTCAGATTTCAGAACCCATCACTCGTAATTCGTAACCCGCAATTCGTAGTCGCGGTTCTTTCAACCGTCCAATAACGCATTTGTTACGCCTTTTCCAGCACCAGACCAATGGCCGTGGAGAGGCGTATCCAGTTGGCCTCTTCCTGCTCCAGATATTTGCGGCCAGCCGGCGTCAGCGAATAGTACTTGGCGCGGCGGTTGTTGTCAGACTCTCCCCACTTCGCCCTGATCCAGCCGTTCTGCTCCAGGCGATGGAGCGCGGGATAGAGCGCGCCCTGGTTCACCTGCAGCACTTCGCCCGACACCTGCCGGATGCGCTGCGCGATGCCCCACCCGTGCCGCGGCTCGGGCGTAATCGTTTTGAGAATCAGGAGGTCCAGCGTTCCCTGGACCAGATCACTCGGTTTGCTCATCTTCTCTCCCCTCAGTCATTGACAATACTTCATACCACGGCTCTTGTCAATAATCAAGGGGAGAACCTTTTCTTGCGCAGGAAGAATTGATGCTCGGGGGGACGAAGCCCGCCCTCGCCCCGCCAAAACCATGTG
This window encodes:
- a CDS encoding ABC transporter permease; translated protein: MPLRLRSLFSKNRVESELNDEMRFHLEKLIEENAAKGMSAKEARYAALCEFGGIEQMKEECRDSWGVRFIGELGQDVRYGLRQLRRNPGFTIVAVLTLALGIGANTAIFSLLNAVMLRQLPVQNPGQLVLLGTGHARGSTSTFAYTSIYSYPFYLGLRQKNQVFSETSAVLSLFFEHMHGKVGESANLEPVNVQLVSGTYFSMLGVSPIMGRMFSRADDEPEGGHPIAIASYSWWNRRFSRDPSIVGKTITFRSTVYTIIGVTPPEFFGTEVGESPDLWIPLSMEKQVSPGWNGLDDKWFESLYILGRLKPGVSAAQAEANVNLLARQIWQGFAGSVLTKDQQQRLERAHIPLTPMARGLSHLRLDFSLPLQVLMVVVGLVLLIACVNIANLLLARAATRQREIAVRMAIGAGRRRLVRQMLTESLMVALAGGIVGILFATWASAALLAMVSTGQSPLPLSVSPDARVFAFTFVVSCLTALLFGTVPALRATRIDLTPALKEARGGAPAAGRGRLAKSLVVSQVALSLVLLIGAGLFLRTLIKLGSVNTGFDKDNVLLFAIDPAAVGYKEDSHLVSLYQQIEQKVSAEPGVRGASISFFTFNQGEWSTDVVVQGHAPQTHQPNVEHNVVGPDYFAAMGIPLLVGRVLGPQDTATSPKVAVINETMAKIYFAGSSPIGRRFGIGDEQKDSGNIEVVGVVGDAKYVSLDEKPEPAAYYPYTQNTGYYHDFEVRYTGAPSAIIAEVRRAVGEVDRSLPITYQSTLVEQVGQSVASQALVARLSAFFGLLAVFLACIGIYGLMSYAVTRRTNEIGIRMAMGAGRSNVLWMVMRESLILVGIGLLVGLPISLAAGRLVSTMLFGLSSSDPLSMAAAAILLMMFAMLAGYLPARRAAKVDPMVALRYE
- a CDS encoding PadR family transcriptional regulator, which codes for MSKPSDLVQGTLDLLILKTITPEPRHGWGIAQRIRQVSGEVLQVNQGALYPALHRLEQNGWIRAKWGESDNNRRAKYYSLTPAGRKYLEQEEANWIRLSTAIGLVLEKA